Proteins from one Hydrogenivirga caldilitoris genomic window:
- a CDS encoding class I SAM-dependent methyltransferase — protein MKYSVVADIFSQISRVYDRFLTIATMGRIHRWQRELISRMHSEGNWLDVGTGTGEVLIKLGESYQGSRVGIDPAFGMLLVAKNKCRSCYFVQSLGESLPFKEGSFKNISLSLVFRHLEDKRSFIQEANRVLESGGRVGIIDIGRFRGTPAVLFLMKTLLKPIGLLIFGRDKWSFFIHSVEESYSIDEVKQMFDSAGFKNEYVGKRLFGIIQILVFAKTA, from the coding sequence GTGAAGTACAGTGTTGTTGCTGATATATTCTCCCAGATAAGCAGGGTATACGACAGGTTTCTCACCATAGCCACAATGGGCAGGATTCACAGGTGGCAGAGGGAGTTGATTTCCAGAATGCACTCTGAAGGAAACTGGCTTGACGTTGGAACCGGAACAGGTGAGGTTCTTATAAAGCTTGGAGAGTCTTATCAGGGTTCCCGTGTTGGCATAGACCCCGCCTTTGGTATGCTTTTGGTAGCTAAAAATAAATGTCGGAGTTGTTACTTTGTTCAGTCCCTCGGAGAGAGCCTTCCCTTCAAGGAAGGGAGTTTTAAAAATATATCCCTCTCCCTGGTTTTCAGGCACCTTGAGGATAAGCGCTCTTTTATTCAGGAAGCGAACAGGGTCCTGGAGAGCGGTGGGAGGGTAGGGATAATAGACATAGGGAGGTTCAGAGGCACACCCGCAGTGCTCTTTTTGATGAAAACTTTACTGAAACCTATAGGACTCTTGATATTTGGAAGGGACAAGTGGAGCTTCTTCATACACTCCGTGGAGGAGAGTTACAGCATAGACGAGGTCAAGCAGATGTTTGATTCTGCTGGATTCAAGAATGAGTACGTAGGTAAAAGACTCTTCGGAATCATACAGATTCTCGTATTTGCTAAAACTGCCTGA
- a CDS encoding M24 family metallopeptidase produces MKLKEVKDLIKREGLDAFLFSSQANVFYLSGFRSTHAYAVITPDSQYLLTDSRYWDRAKEELKGWDVVLIKGKAVSFIKGFLRERGLTRVGYESDRVSCDLRKSLRSTRIKWKGYSGFLKEIRAVKTREEIELMREGVKRSDKIYMELLNYISPGMRELEVRGFIVGKIFEYGGTGESFPAIVASAEGSAVPHWESSHKKLKASAPVLIDMGLIWKGYCTDFTRTFYLGSPDEEFLKVYNIVKDAHLFALDKARVGSKLGDVDRAAREYIEEKNYGKYFTHTTGHGIGVEIHEYPRVYYKGEDANRYIEEGMVFTIEPGIYLPGKFGVRLENIVAIVNGRGEPLSGIDLELVKV; encoded by the coding sequence ATGAAGCTGAAAGAGGTGAAAGACCTTATAAAACGGGAAGGGCTTGACGCGTTTCTCTTCTCATCTCAGGCTAACGTTTTTTATCTTTCTGGCTTCAGGTCAACCCACGCTTACGCTGTGATAACTCCAGACTCCCAGTACCTTTTAACCGATAGCAGATACTGGGATAGGGCTAAGGAAGAGCTCAAAGGTTGGGATGTGGTTCTGATTAAGGGAAAAGCTGTAAGCTTTATAAAGGGTTTTCTCCGGGAGAGAGGACTGACCAGAGTTGGATATGAAAGTGATAGGGTCAGCTGTGATTTGAGAAAGTCTCTAAGAAGTACAAGGATAAAGTGGAAGGGTTATTCCGGTTTTCTTAAAGAGATACGTGCCGTAAAAACCAGGGAAGAGATAGAGCTTATGAGGGAAGGTGTTAAGAGAAGTGACAAGATATATATGGAACTGCTTAACTACATTTCGCCGGGCATGAGGGAACTAGAGGTCAGGGGTTTCATAGTGGGTAAGATATTTGAGTACGGTGGGACTGGTGAGAGCTTCCCGGCTATAGTTGCCAGCGCTGAAGGGTCAGCCGTACCTCACTGGGAAAGCTCCCACAAGAAGCTTAAAGCGAGCGCGCCTGTGTTGATAGATATGGGTCTAATATGGAAAGGCTACTGTACAGACTTCACCAGGACTTTCTATCTGGGTTCTCCGGACGAGGAATTTTTAAAGGTTTATAACATAGTGAAGGATGCCCACCTGTTTGCCCTTGATAAGGCTCGGGTGGGTAGTAAGCTCGGCGATGTGGACAGAGCGGCAAGGGAGTATATAGAGGAAAAGAATTACGGGAAGTACTTTACCCACACTACGGGGCATGGCATCGGTGTTGAAATCCACGAGTATCCGAGAGTTTACTATAAGGGTGAAGATGCCAATAGGTATATAGAGGAGGGTATGGTTTTTACCATAGAGCCGGGCATTTACCTTCCTGGGAAGTTCGGGGTCAGGCTGGAGAACATAGTTGCTATAGTTAACGGAAGGGGTGAGCCCTTATCGGGTATAGACTTAGAGCTCGTAAAAGTTTAA
- a CDS encoding RNA polymerase subunit sigma-54, which produces MMLKNELQLKLKANLNLLLRNQVEILLHPVQELEQLLKEEKESNPFIEEVCVCGRGYELFEERKSPEPIVKAHPLETLQRNVRAELEGIDIEIANELISQTDERGFFKGDISKIARKYGVDESYVEDIREFIMKLEPLGICSKNLLEFVKLQVEELYPDEPELLSAFEEALAGKPLPKEAKLKLSHVRLSPIEEDVSVPRVGKVDAVIELDDGELVGYVYEELIEIKPNRYYMEVLPKVKGEAREFLKEYMERYENFKKILSIRKENLKGILNEIITVQEAFLKGEGNLKSLLVKDVAQKLDISESTVSRLISSKYVKTPQGTYPFKFFFVRETVGGVSQEELMREIKEVISKEDRRKPLSDDDIARILKGKGYDVARRTVAKYREVLGIPSSRERRER; this is translated from the coding sequence ATGATGCTAAAAAACGAGCTTCAGCTTAAGCTTAAAGCAAACCTAAACCTTTTGCTCAGAAACCAGGTGGAGATACTCCTCCATCCAGTTCAGGAACTTGAGCAACTTCTTAAAGAGGAGAAGGAATCTAATCCGTTTATAGAAGAGGTTTGCGTGTGCGGAAGGGGGTATGAGCTTTTTGAGGAAAGGAAGTCTCCTGAACCCATCGTGAAGGCTCACCCACTGGAAACCTTGCAGAGGAACGTGAGAGCTGAGCTGGAAGGTATTGACATTGAAATAGCGAACGAACTGATATCTCAAACTGACGAGAGGGGCTTTTTTAAAGGAGACATATCAAAAATAGCGAGAAAGTATGGCGTAGATGAGAGTTACGTAGAGGATATAAGAGAATTTATCATGAAACTTGAGCCGCTTGGGATTTGCTCAAAGAACTTGCTTGAGTTTGTTAAACTCCAGGTTGAAGAGCTTTACCCTGACGAGCCTGAACTTTTAAGTGCCTTTGAGGAAGCTCTTGCAGGCAAACCTTTGCCTAAGGAGGCAAAGCTTAAGCTAAGTCATGTGAGGCTATCACCCATAGAGGAAGATGTATCCGTACCCCGCGTAGGGAAAGTGGACGCAGTTATAGAGCTGGACGATGGGGAGCTGGTAGGATACGTGTATGAAGAGCTGATAGAGATAAAGCCTAACCGTTACTATATGGAAGTGCTACCAAAGGTTAAGGGTGAGGCAAGGGAGTTCCTGAAAGAGTATATGGAGAGGTATGAGAACTTTAAAAAGATACTCTCAATAAGGAAGGAAAACCTGAAGGGTATTCTTAACGAGATAATTACCGTTCAGGAAGCCTTCCTAAAGGGTGAGGGAAACCTGAAGAGTTTACTGGTCAAGGATGTTGCCCAAAAACTGGATATAAGCGAATCTACAGTTAGCAGGTTGATAAGCTCAAAGTACGTCAAGACGCCTCAAGGGACTTATCCTTTCAAGTTTTTCTTCGTAAGGGAAACGGTAGGAGGAGTATCCCAGGAGGAACTTATGCGAGAGATAAAGGAGGTTATATCCAAGGAAGACCGGAGAAAACCTCTGAGTGATGATGACATAGCAAGGATACTCAAAGGTAAGGGTTACGATGTGGCGAGGAGAACGGTTGCCAAGTACAGGGAAGTTTTAGGAATACCGTCCTCCAGAGAGAGGAGAGAGAGATGA
- the hypB gene encoding hydrogenase nickel incorporation protein HypB: MCRDCGCSITEHNHEHEHGHHHHHNPELGDKKTIEVLIKILDANDRQAQSNREHFEEHGILAINLMSSPGAGKTTLLERTIELLKDELRIGVIEGDLETNRDAERIRAKGVPAYQITTGQACHLDAFMVHEGIHHLPLEELDVVFIENVGNLVCPASYDVGAHVNVVLLSTTEGDDKPEKYPVMFRSAELMLITKIDLLPYMDFDVERAVASARRVNPKLDIIKVSSKTGEGFDLWLDFIRSKRRLRVG, translated from the coding sequence ATGTGCAGGGATTGCGGATGTTCTATAACGGAGCATAATCATGAGCATGAGCACGGACACCACCATCACCACAACCCAGAGCTCGGTGACAAAAAGACCATTGAGGTTCTGATCAAAATCCTTGACGCCAACGACAGACAGGCTCAGTCAAACAGGGAACACTTTGAGGAGCATGGCATCTTAGCAATAAACCTCATGAGCTCCCCGGGAGCGGGGAAGACAACGCTCCTTGAGAGGACGATAGAGCTTTTAAAGGATGAGCTGAGGATAGGTGTGATAGAGGGAGACCTTGAGACCAACAGGGACGCTGAGAGGATAAGGGCGAAGGGAGTTCCTGCCTATCAGATAACCACCGGTCAAGCCTGTCATCTTGATGCCTTCATGGTTCATGAGGGGATTCACCACCTTCCCCTTGAGGAACTGGACGTGGTGTTCATAGAGAACGTGGGTAACCTCGTCTGTCCGGCATCCTACGATGTTGGAGCGCACGTAAACGTTGTTTTGCTATCCACCACCGAAGGGGACGACAAGCCGGAGAAGTATCCGGTCATGTTCAGGAGTGCGGAGCTTATGCTCATAACGAAGATAGACCTCCTGCCTTACATGGACTTTGACGTGGAGAGAGCCGTAGCCTCAGCCAGGAGAGTAAACCCTAAGCTTGATATAATCAAGGTTTCCTCCAAGACGGGAGAAGGCTTTGACCTGTGGCTTGACTTTATAAGGTCAAAGAGGAGGCTGAGGGTCGGGTGA
- the pheS gene encoding phenylalanine--tRNA ligase subunit alpha — MNDLEDIKESALRDIASASNLQELQGVRSKYLGKKGLISIALKAIKEIPPEQRKDYGKKVNELKELVEEKLKEREKELKNRELEDKLSREWLDLTIPIKGTVGSLHPITVTLERIVNIFRGMGFTVEEGPEIELEKYNFDMLNIPTDHPAREMQDTFYVNKPGYLLRTHTSPVQIRTMLKRKPPIQMIAPGKVYRRDDDPTHSPMFHQVEGLVVNEYANFRHMKYVIEEFLREFFQTNLPVRFRTSYFPFTEPSAEVDIGCVICSQEGCRVCKETGWLEVMGCGMVHPNVLEACGIDTELYQGFAFGMGVERLAMLLYGIDNIKLFYENDIRFIRQF, encoded by the coding sequence ATGAACGATTTAGAAGACATAAAGGAATCCGCTTTAAGGGATATAGCCTCAGCTTCTAACCTTCAGGAGCTTCAGGGTGTTCGTTCAAAGTATCTTGGAAAGAAGGGTCTTATAAGTATTGCCCTTAAAGCTATAAAGGAAATACCACCTGAGCAGAGAAAGGACTACGGAAAGAAAGTCAACGAACTTAAGGAACTGGTTGAGGAAAAGCTCAAGGAAAGGGAAAAGGAGTTAAAAAACAGGGAGCTTGAGGATAAACTCTCCAGAGAATGGTTAGACCTCACAATCCCAATAAAGGGAACTGTTGGCAGCCTACATCCTATAACCGTAACCCTTGAAAGGATCGTAAACATATTCCGTGGAATGGGCTTTACCGTTGAGGAGGGACCGGAAATTGAACTTGAGAAGTACAACTTTGACATGCTCAACATACCCACTGACCATCCTGCAAGGGAGATGCAAGACACCTTCTACGTGAACAAGCCCGGCTACCTCCTGAGAACCCACACTTCCCCTGTACAGATAAGGACGATGCTTAAGCGAAAACCCCCGATACAGATGATAGCTCCGGGAAAAGTTTACAGAAGGGACGACGATCCCACTCACTCTCCCATGTTTCACCAGGTTGAAGGTCTGGTTGTCAACGAGTATGCAAACTTCAGACATATGAAGTACGTTATAGAGGAGTTCCTGAGAGAGTTCTTCCAGACAAACCTGCCGGTGAGATTCAGAACTTCGTACTTTCCCTTCACCGAGCCGTCAGCAGAGGTTGATATAGGTTGCGTTATATGTTCTCAGGAAGGGTGCAGGGTGTGTAAGGAAACGGGATGGCTTGAGGTTATGGGCTGTGGGATGGTTCATCCGAATGTACTTGAAGCCTGCGGAATAGACACAGAGCTCTACCAGGGTTTTGCCTTTGGTATGGGCGTAGAGAGACTTGCCATGCTCTTATACGGCATAGACAACATAAAACTCTTCTACGAGAACGATATAAGGTTCATCAGGCAGTTTTAG
- the hypF gene encoding carbamoyltransferase HypF — protein sequence MKRLRIRLNGTVQGVGFRPFVYRIAKELGLKGYVLNDSFGVEIEAEGKKELLDTFLKRLNEEKPPLARIYSQEIEFLEPLGYTDFEIRESKEEGKKEVLILPDIATCEDCLRELFDPKDRRYLYPFINCTNCGPRFTIIEKLPYDRPNTTMKVFDMCPNCRREYEDPLNRRFHAQPNACPVCGPWVSLYDREGNLIAEREEAIELLLEAIMEGKIVAVKGVGGFHLICDARKEESVRTLRERKRRQEKPFAVMFRDLKQVEEHAEPTELEKGLLISPERPIVLVKKRRELAPSVAPGLSRVGAFLPYSPLHHIILRRLGFPVVATSGNLSDEPIVKDNDEALEKLSQFADIILLHNREIRRRCDDSVVKVIGGIPTPIRRSRGYAPLPVRLPFKLPKKVLAVGGMLKNTFALGMGDRAILSQHIGDVENLTTLEAFEEAVFDLMELYEFEPEVIVCDLHPRYETTRWAEEFSQEKGIPLLKVQHHYAHVLSCMAENSIEGKVLGIAWDGTGYGEDGTLWGGEFLLCDYRSYERAFYFKPFRLIGGEKVVKEPRRVALSILFELFGEEGINIVLERLGEFSEREIINLYRSWERGINSPYSSSVGRLFDGVASLLGIRQVLSYEGQAAMMIEDLYDSGIKDSFPYEIEGSQINWAPIFLSLLEEENPKVAASKFINTLVRIALDVARRVGEERVCLSGGVMQNDPLVSKIRELLEENGFKVYTHQRVPPNDGGISLGQVVCSSEK from the coding sequence ATGAAGAGGCTCAGGATAAGGCTTAACGGCACAGTTCAGGGGGTCGGCTTCAGACCCTTCGTCTACAGGATAGCCAAGGAGCTCGGGCTTAAAGGTTACGTCCTGAACGACTCCTTCGGTGTTGAGATAGAGGCGGAGGGAAAGAAGGAACTCCTTGATACTTTTCTAAAGAGACTTAACGAGGAGAAGCCACCTCTGGCAAGGATTTACTCCCAGGAGATTGAGTTTCTTGAACCCCTCGGCTATACGGATTTTGAGATAAGGGAGAGCAAAGAAGAGGGAAAGAAGGAGGTTCTTATCCTCCCCGACATAGCCACCTGTGAGGACTGCCTGAGAGAACTTTTTGATCCTAAGGACAGACGCTACCTTTACCCCTTCATAAACTGCACCAACTGCGGACCGAGGTTCACAATTATAGAGAAACTCCCTTACGACAGACCCAACACCACCATGAAGGTCTTTGATATGTGTCCCAATTGCAGGAGGGAGTATGAAGACCCTCTAAACAGGAGGTTCCACGCCCAGCCCAACGCCTGCCCTGTCTGCGGTCCCTGGGTGAGCCTCTACGACAGAGAAGGTAATCTGATAGCGGAGAGGGAGGAAGCTATAGAGCTGCTGCTGGAAGCCATAATGGAGGGAAAGATAGTTGCCGTGAAAGGTGTAGGCGGGTTTCACCTCATATGCGATGCCCGAAAGGAAGAAAGTGTAAGAACGCTGAGGGAGAGAAAGAGAAGACAGGAAAAGCCCTTCGCCGTTATGTTCAGAGACCTTAAGCAGGTGGAGGAGCACGCAGAACCGACAGAGCTTGAAAAGGGTCTCCTTATCTCCCCTGAGAGACCGATAGTTCTCGTTAAGAAAAGGAGGGAACTTGCCCCCTCCGTTGCCCCCGGTCTGAGCAGGGTAGGTGCTTTTCTACCTTACTCTCCCCTCCACCACATAATCCTCAGAAGGCTCGGCTTTCCCGTTGTGGCGACCTCGGGGAACCTCTCGGACGAACCCATAGTCAAGGACAACGATGAAGCCCTTGAGAAGCTCTCCCAGTTTGCAGACATCATACTCCTTCACAACAGGGAGATAAGGAGAAGGTGCGACGACTCGGTTGTAAAGGTTATAGGCGGTATCCCGACTCCAATAAGGAGGTCAAGGGGATACGCTCCCCTACCCGTCAGACTTCCTTTCAAACTACCTAAGAAGGTTTTGGCGGTTGGAGGAATGCTCAAGAACACCTTCGCCCTCGGAATGGGAGACAGGGCGATCCTGAGCCAGCACATAGGGGATGTGGAGAACTTAACGACCTTAGAGGCTTTTGAGGAGGCGGTCTTTGACCTTATGGAGCTTTACGAGTTTGAGCCTGAAGTTATCGTCTGCGACCTCCACCCGAGGTATGAAACGACGAGATGGGCTGAGGAGTTTTCCCAGGAAAAGGGAATACCTCTTCTAAAGGTTCAGCACCACTACGCCCATGTGCTCTCCTGTATGGCTGAGAACAGTATAGAGGGTAAGGTTCTCGGTATAGCCTGGGACGGGACTGGATACGGAGAGGACGGGACGCTCTGGGGAGGAGAGTTTCTGCTCTGCGATTATAGAAGTTACGAGAGAGCTTTTTACTTCAAACCCTTCAGACTTATAGGCGGGGAGAAGGTGGTCAAGGAGCCCAGGAGGGTAGCACTCTCAATACTCTTTGAACTCTTCGGAGAGGAAGGGATAAATATAGTACTGGAAAGGCTGGGTGAGTTCTCGGAGAGGGAGATAATCAACCTTTACAGAAGCTGGGAAAGGGGGATAAACTCTCCCTACTCCTCTTCAGTGGGGAGGCTCTTTGACGGGGTTGCTTCCTTACTCGGTATAAGGCAGGTTCTCAGCTACGAAGGTCAGGCTGCGATGATGATAGAAGACCTTTACGATTCAGGGATTAAGGATAGCTTTCCCTATGAGATTGAAGGGAGTCAGATTAACTGGGCTCCCATCTTCCTCTCCCTTCTGGAGGAGGAAAACCCAAAGGTTGCCGCCTCCAAGTTTATAAACACCTTAGTCCGTATAGCCCTGGACGTGGCTCGGAGGGTGGGGGAAGAAAGGGTATGTCTCTCCGGAGGTGTTATGCAGAACGACCCCCTCGTCTCCAAGATAAGGGAACTTCTGGAGGAGAACGGTTTTAAGGTATATACCCACCAGAGGGTTCCTCCCAACGACGGGGGTATAAGTTTAGGGCAGGTGGTTTGCTCCTCAGAGAAGTAG
- the rplT gene encoding 50S ribosomal protein L20 has product MRVKGPSSRKRKKKILKLAKGYRGMRHTSYRRAKEAVMRALYYEYRDRRQRKREFRRLWIARINAAVRPYGLSYSKFINGLKKAGIELDRKILADMAVRDPEGFTKIVEKAKAALA; this is encoded by the coding sequence ATGAGAGTTAAGGGACCCTCTTCAAGAAAGAGAAAGAAGAAGATACTCAAGCTTGCCAAGGGCTACAGGGGAATGAGGCATACCTCTTACAGAAGGGCTAAAGAAGCTGTAATGAGAGCCCTCTACTACGAGTACAGGGACAGGAGACAGAGGAAAAGGGAATTCAGAAGGCTCTGGATAGCTAGGATAAATGCAGCGGTTAGACCATACGGACTCAGCTACAGCAAGTTTATAAACGGACTAAAGAAGGCAGGGATAGAGTTGGACAGGAAAATCCTTGCAGATATGGCTGTCAGAGACCCTGAAGGTTTCACCAAGATTGTGGAAAAGGCAAAGGCTGCCCTTGCCTGA
- a CDS encoding glutamate-5-semialdehyde dehydrogenase: MEVGTEKLKAYAEEKVERARSVLRTLMSLKTDVKNRTLLRAAELLDEKRDYIKEENKKDIEYAKEIGLKPAVIDRLVLNDKRIDGMIKVLKDVASLPDPVGEVIKAWNLPNGLKVGRMRVPLGVIFIVYESRPNVTVEAASLCMKSSNAVVLRGGKEAINSNSALVEILKEACRETGFPEEAVQFIDRAEREIVWEILKMEGKVDVAIPRGGESLIRAVAEHARVPVIKHYKGVCNIYVDDKADLEKAYDIVYNAKVQRPSVCNAVENLVINRGILKEFLPKMAYYLGKAGVELRCDEESLQVIKSDPKLSFVKAVPATEDDYYEEFLDLIIAIKVVGDVNEAIAFIEKYGSRHSDAIITEDYTRAMKFLREVDSAAVYVNASTRFTDGNEFGLGAEMGISTDKIHARGPMALEELTIPKFIILGEGQIRDNFGVPEEFKR; encoded by the coding sequence ATGGAAGTTGGTACCGAAAAGCTAAAAGCCTATGCCGAGGAGAAGGTAGAGAGGGCAAGGAGCGTTTTAAGGACGTTGATGTCTCTGAAAACAGACGTAAAGAACAGGACGCTCCTGAGAGCTGCAGAGCTCCTTGACGAAAAGAGGGATTACATAAAGGAGGAGAATAAAAAGGACATAGAGTATGCAAAGGAGATAGGTCTAAAGCCTGCCGTTATAGACAGGCTCGTTCTCAACGACAAGAGGATAGACGGGATGATAAAGGTCCTGAAGGACGTTGCAAGCCTTCCCGACCCCGTGGGTGAGGTCATAAAAGCCTGGAATCTGCCGAACGGTCTCAAGGTGGGGAGGATGAGGGTCCCCTTAGGAGTGATATTTATCGTCTATGAATCAAGACCCAACGTTACTGTAGAGGCAGCATCCCTATGCATGAAGTCCTCCAATGCTGTTGTCCTGCGGGGAGGTAAAGAGGCTATAAACTCAAACAGCGCTCTCGTGGAGATACTCAAGGAAGCCTGCAGGGAAACGGGATTTCCTGAGGAAGCGGTGCAGTTTATAGACAGAGCCGAGAGGGAGATAGTCTGGGAAATTCTGAAGATGGAAGGAAAGGTGGACGTAGCGATACCGAGGGGAGGGGAGAGCCTTATCAGAGCGGTTGCGGAGCATGCGAGAGTTCCAGTCATAAAGCACTACAAAGGTGTGTGTAACATATACGTGGACGATAAGGCTGACCTTGAGAAGGCTTACGATATAGTTTACAACGCCAAAGTTCAGAGACCCTCAGTCTGCAACGCTGTAGAGAATCTCGTGATAAACAGGGGCATACTCAAGGAGTTTCTGCCCAAAATGGCTTACTACCTTGGAAAGGCTGGTGTGGAACTCAGGTGCGATGAGGAGAGCCTTCAGGTAATAAAGTCAGACCCAAAACTCTCCTTCGTGAAAGCCGTCCCTGCTACTGAAGATGACTATTACGAGGAGTTCCTTGACTTAATAATCGCTATTAAGGTTGTAGGTGATGTGAATGAAGCTATAGCCTTTATTGAGAAATACGGTTCCAGGCACTCAGATGCAATAATTACTGAAGACTACACTAGAGCGATGAAGTTCCTGAGGGAGGTGGACTCGGCAGCGGTTTACGTGAACGCTTCCACGAGGTTCACCGACGGGAACGAGTTCGGTTTGGGGGCGGAGATGGGTATATCCACCGACAAGATCCACGCGAGGGGACCTATGGCTTTAGAGGAGCTAACAATCCCCAAGTTCATAATCTTGGGTGAGGGACAGATCAGGGACAACTTCGGTGTTCCGGAAGAGTTTAAGAGATGA
- a CDS encoding TetR/AcrR family transcriptional regulator produces MAAKKRLQIIRTACRLFAERGYYNTTMPDIAAELGMSVGNLYNYFESKEELAKEVMLTVSRWVAERLRSINEKDIPTEEKIRELVRNFFEISLQEPELIDYFLRVFLSNREVFKEGCEGFACVGEVVTEVMILLSNGVERGELRNQDFFSAFVTVMGPMGGIVFLHGEGVLEKPLMDYAEPIAENIWNALKV; encoded by the coding sequence ATGGCAGCGAAGAAGAGGCTTCAGATAATAAGGACAGCCTGCAGGCTCTTTGCCGAAAGGGGCTATTACAACACCACTATGCCCGACATAGCCGCCGAACTCGGCATGAGCGTCGGGAATCTATACAACTACTTTGAATCCAAAGAGGAGCTCGCCAAGGAGGTTATGCTGACAGTATCCCGCTGGGTTGCTGAAAGGCTCAGGAGTATAAACGAGAAGGACATTCCCACTGAAGAGAAGATAAGAGAGCTGGTAAGAAATTTCTTTGAGATATCCCTTCAAGAGCCTGAGCTGATAGACTACTTTCTGAGGGTCTTTTTATCCAACAGGGAGGTCTTTAAAGAAGGGTGCGAAGGTTTCGCCTGTGTGGGAGAGGTTGTGACGGAGGTGATGATACTTCTCTCAAATGGAGTGGAGAGAGGGGAGCTCAGGAATCAGGACTTCTTCTCCGCCTTCGTGACGGTGATGGGTCCGATGGGAGGGATAGTTTTCCTTCACGGAGAGGGGGTTCTGGAAAAACCTCTGATGGATTACGCCGAGCCTATAGCAGAGAACATATGGAACGCCCTAAAAGTATAA
- the hypA gene encoding hydrogenase maturation nickel metallochaperone HypA → MHEFSIVQSLLGLIEKHARENRASSVTKVVIQVGVLSGVEPHLLDIAFNTFKEGTIASGAELVIEVEPLRILCLDCNGEFTKEELSAVCPNCNSLNTKVTGGEDLFLKSMEMECDEEAQDKA, encoded by the coding sequence ATGCACGAGTTTTCCATAGTTCAAAGTCTTTTGGGACTAATTGAAAAGCATGCAAGGGAAAACAGAGCCAGCTCTGTAACGAAGGTGGTCATTCAAGTGGGGGTGTTATCCGGTGTTGAACCTCATCTATTGGATATAGCTTTCAATACCTTTAAAGAAGGAACTATAGCCAGCGGCGCTGAGCTTGTTATAGAGGTTGAACCCCTCAGAATTCTTTGCTTGGATTGCAATGGGGAGTTTACAAAGGAAGAGTTAAGCGCTGTCTGCCCAAACTGTAACTCACTGAACACAAAGGTTACCGGCGGGGAAGACCTCTTTCTCAAAAGTATGGAGATGGAATGCGATGAAGAGGCTCAGGATAAGGCTTAA
- a CDS encoding GGDEF domain-containing protein produces MSLLEKAKKEGVIRYVNSLPFPALVVDSNYEVVLLNESALDRFRANLFSKKCYELTHGIDRPCWEVFGEDACPVKKLQFREEPYAYHEHKNSKLHLLVAGKLDEDLFIELHIDGYIESLIKELKFLAEIDTLTGVYNRRKIEEILEGEIERSKRYGNPLSVILIDIDNFKQLNDTYGHQTGDMVLKEIVSVIRESLRKTDYLGRLGGEEFLVILPETTPERAKLVAERIRKDIENLDLRVGKITVSAGVTGLKKGDTVETLMNRVDRAMYLAKEKGKNRTEVL; encoded by the coding sequence ATGAGTTTGCTTGAAAAGGCAAAGAAGGAGGGGGTTATAAGGTACGTAAACAGCCTTCCCTTTCCTGCTTTGGTGGTGGATTCCAACTACGAAGTAGTTTTATTGAACGAAAGTGCTCTTGATAGGTTCAGAGCAAATCTATTTAGTAAAAAGTGTTACGAGCTTACCCATGGTATAGACCGCCCCTGCTGGGAGGTTTTCGGAGAGGACGCCTGCCCGGTCAAGAAACTCCAGTTTAGAGAGGAACCCTACGCCTATCACGAACACAAAAACTCCAAACTACACCTGCTCGTGGCAGGCAAGCTTGACGAAGACCTTTTCATAGAACTCCATATTGACGGGTACATAGAGAGCCTTATAAAAGAGCTCAAGTTTTTAGCCGAGATAGACACCCTTACGGGTGTTTACAACAGAAGAAAGATAGAGGAAATCTTAGAGGGTGAAATAGAAAGGTCAAAGAGATACGGAAATCCTCTCTCCGTGATACTTATAGATATAGACAACTTCAAACAGCTCAACGACACTTACGGACATCAAACAGGTGACATGGTTTTAAAAGAGATAGTGAGTGTTATAAGGGAGAGCTTGAGGAAGACCGACTATCTGGGCAGGTTAGGAGGTGAAGAGTTCTTGGTAATCCTTCCCGAAACAACTCCAGAGAGGGCAAAGCTTGTTGCGGAGAGGATACGCAAAGACATAGAGAACCTTGACCTCAGGGTTGGAAAGATAACCGTTAGTGCGGGCGTTACGGGTTTGAAGAAGGGGGATACTGTGGAGACCCTGATGAACAGGGTTGACAGAGCTATGTATCTTGCAAAGGAAAAGGGGAAGAACAGGACGGAAGTTTTATAA